The stretch of DNA gttccctccttctgggaacgggggttacaatagtaacctagacgttatGCCAGTGAAAAAGTCTCAACCTCGGTCAGTATTCACTACAGAAATTGACGCTGCATTAACGGAGCATATTCTCTCAGAGACGCATTTTCAACATAATATGCTGATAACAGTATATAACTGCCttaatttattccattatttctcttgtggccgTACATATAGGCTAGAGAAACAAATGAGAATTTCATGTTAAACAGGTTGTTTTCTTAAAGTCGGTGCTCAAAGTAAAGTTGCGCTTAAATTCATTGATGACTGCAGTGTTAGGAAATATTATAGCCTACActcttaataattttaattataggcctataattcatTGTGTAATAGAactaaaaaaattttaaaaacattttcaaagattGCTAATAgcctaatcttttattatcctcacagcacatataatattaatttgataATAAAAGAAGCAAacctaatagtaataataatagactAGAAGAATGTAACAGGCCTACATTAATTGGAAATACCAAATCCTCTTAATATTGCCAAGATTTGATGCTTTTGACAATATCTCTGGTTATCATCGATACATGATCATCATCTGTTGACACAACCCGGGTTACCGCAAGTGTGACTGATATGACGTCACACACGCAGAGCGAGTGTGCAAAAATTTTAATCAGaatgtatataaaacacatttaaatggaTATTTGAATCAGATTACAGTGTTTAGAGTACATATAAACATATCTGCAATCAGATTCAATTAATTCGGATTGACGAAAATCggtgcatgtaaacgtagccaGTGTTACGGATTTATCatgagctcaaagcattatgggtagaatctCTACAATCTCTacagtctgttctgattcatcaacacAATTTCACTGatgatttataataaatactaaacccaggatagagcggttgagtgaatgtggtctggactgtgtggatgaggatcattgtgtctccagagatgctgtagaaggacagagttcctgcactgtgatccacatacactcctattctCCTACTGATGATGGACTTTACTGGGAGATCAGTCCCTCTGTTATTGTGTCTGAATGAGTATCTGGAGTGAGAGCAGAacaaactccaggactgatcattagATCCAAACCAACACTCTTTTCCCTGtcccttcctgctgatgctcttatatgacactgatatacGCACACCAACactccactcaatctcccagtaacagcgtccacacacactctctctacacaacacctgcTCCCAAttatcaaatctgtctggatgatcaggatacggcTGCTCTGTTTGAGTGCCAGTAATCACTCTGTTCCTCTCAGACAGACGTAGGTGTTTATTcactgtgttcagatccagagtgagctgatgggaatctgatggagataaaaAAACATCAGAATCAGCAATTATGAATTCATCTAAACttttacaggttttttttttcttcaaaactttacacacaaatccCAAATCTAagaattgcacacacaaaatgcaaaatgcctcACATCTCCTGCtaaatgaagcactgcattcaaaatatcacaaacacatctcaaaagcaaacatttgaCTTACGTTGCAAACACCTTTGCCATAATATTCTATTTTTAGATACATCATATACACACAGTTATTCAAAACCTAAAGCTCTATTTTCATGAGCTCTTACGTACATTTCTGTACCAGACTGAAATTGGCAGAgagatgttgaaaaattcacGGTAAACAACTAAAGCAATACTGAAACCAAactatttttttactgtaagcatttgtggttgtgaATACAGTATTACACAGTACTAAAGAAAAGAAATATGTCAACCATGTGTATTTTGGACAGTAACAATggttgtgtttgaaaaaggaaatcaagatacttcctgttagatttttgtgtgttacatagagaattgtgtgtgtttagcaAGTCAAAGGCCGAGAATCAGTGTGTGGTTTTGTAGGTTTGGTGTGTGGTTCTGGTGTTTGAGTGTTTCAGAAATTGTGTGACAAGTAAGGattttgtgtgtaagcagttgaaaaaacaaaaacaaaactgtaaTGTATCTGAACTCTACATGTTCAATATATCATCAGTGTCTCAGTACAGTTTACCAGATATCCTGTGCAAATTATCATTTACATGATCAACTATAAAActcttctgtcatgttttctttctccttctacaggaaaaacatgaacacactcagtgagtttttctgcttgttttcttaGTGACTTACATTGTAGGAAGTCATTCCTGGTCCTGGGAACAAAGTTGGTGAAAGTGACTGTGGAAATCAACAGACATGAAGAGTGTGATTATCATGTCAAGAGAAATTGATCCCTGCATCCGTTCCTAAGACATTTCTAATATGATCTTCTACATGATATGAGATGATGGAGGATCATTTCTGAGAGCAGATGAATCTCCAGGACTTTACCTCTGTCAGAGATCTTCTTGAGCTCCTCTTTGCAGAAATCCTCCAGTTTGTCTCTCAGCTGACGGACAGATTCTCTCACAACATCAaaagaggagagagaactgaagggATCATCATTTACGTCTGTAGATTCAGGAGGAGCTGAGAGAGACTGGAAACTCTACAGAAAACAAATCAAAGATCATCACCTCCACACTTCAGACAATAACCTGCTCTACTGTCAGATTTGAGCGGCTGTTGTTGATCTTTAGTAACTCTCCTCAATCCAGCACTTTCACAGCATCAGATTCATTCTTCTCATATTCATTATATCATGTTAGAGCTACAAGTTCTAGCATTTGACACTTAAACTATATGTAACCTTCTAGTAAAACACTTGATGATCAGACATCTGCCGATAACATAAATGTAACACCAAGAGCATCAATAGAGTCACATGACAGGGTTGAGTAGATTTGATCAGGAAAATCAGTTCAAAGGCAATGAGTAGATTGaccattatttataatttttgagCAGTTAGTGGCTCTGATATTCACAAGGTCTCTTAGGACATGATCCCAAAGTCAGgttttgtgttttaaataaactgaagcATTGATAATATACAGCCTCACTTCCTGTTACTGGCAAATAGTCTGACTAATGATTATATAATAACCGAACACACAGATCAACACTTCAGTCAGTGGCTTCCATGAATGTTTCTCTGTCAGTCTCTTGCTCAAGTCCACTATGATCCTGTTCTTCTAGATCTCTGTTACCTGCAGGAAATGGATGTgatcctgtgtgtgtgaaagctgctccagctcagcgtctctcctcctcagatcattgatctcctgctccagtcgctccagtcgtccttcagctcgactcactgcagtcttttcctgatctctgatccACTGTGTGGCCTCAGAGCGGCTTCTCTCGATGGGGGGGATGAGCTCAATGACAATCCTCTCACTGTCCTCCACTGCTGTCTGTGCAGAGCGCTGTTAGGACACACATCACAATCACACAGTGGCTTCAGTGAATCCTGACTAAGACTTCCCAAACTTCTCTTGTTCTCCAAACTCACCTTATGA from Chanodichthys erythropterus isolate Z2021 chromosome 8, ASM2448905v1, whole genome shotgun sequence encodes:
- the LOC137024715 gene encoding tripartite motif-containing protein 16-like isoform X1, with the translated sequence MAEARFSQDEFLCPVCQDILKDPVTTSCGHSYCKTCITGCWDQEDQKSVYSCPLCKQTFSPKPALAKNTMLAEVVEKLKKTKITADCYAGAGDVQCDVCTGRKHKAVKSCLVCLESYCQNHLEQHESLLKGKRHNLTDATGQLQEMICQKHNKILEVFCRTDQKCICLLCTMDEHKKHDTVSAAAQRTEKQHQLKETQRLFQQRIQQRKKDLQQLREAVESHKRSAQTAVEDSERIVIELIPPIERSRSEATQWIRDQEKTAVSRAEGRLERLEQEINDLRRRDAELEQLSHTQDHIHFLQSFQSLSAPPESTDVNDDPFSSLSSFDVVRESVRQLRDKLEDFCKEELKKISDRVTFTNFVPRTRNDFLQYSHQLTLDLNTVNKHLRLSERNRVITGTQTEQPYPDHPDRFDNWEQVLCRESVCGRCYWEIEWSVGVRISVSYKSISRKGQGKECWFGSNDQSWSLFCSHSRYSFRHNNRGTDLPVKSIISRRIGVYVDHSAGTLSFYSISGDTMILIHTVQTTFTQPLYPGFSIYYKSSVKLC
- the LOC137024715 gene encoding tripartite motif-containing protein 16-like isoform X2; the protein is MAEARFSQDEFLCPVCQDILKDPVTTSCGHSYCKTCITGCWDQEDQKSVYSCPLCKQTFSPKPALAKNTMLAEVVEKLKKTKITADCYAGAGDVQCDVCTGRKHKAVKSCLVCLESYCQNHLEQHESLLKGKRHNLTDATGQLQEMICQKHNKILEVFCRTDQKCICLLCTMDEHKKHDTVSAAAQRTEKQHQLKETQRLFQQRIQQRKKDLQQLREAVESHKTAVEDSERIVIELIPPIERSRSEATQWIRDQEKTAVSRAEGRLERLEQEINDLRRRDAELEQLSHTQDHIHFLQSFQSLSAPPESTDVNDDPFSSLSSFDVVRESVRQLRDKLEDFCKEELKKISDRVTFTNFVPRTRNDFLQYSHQLTLDLNTVNKHLRLSERNRVITGTQTEQPYPDHPDRFDNWEQVLCRESVCGRCYWEIEWSVGVRISVSYKSISRKGQGKECWFGSNDQSWSLFCSHSRYSFRHNNRGTDLPVKSIISRRIGVYVDHSAGTLSFYSISGDTMILIHTVQTTFTQPLYPGFSIYYKSSVKLC